One window from the genome of Eucalyptus grandis isolate ANBG69807.140 chromosome 7, ASM1654582v1, whole genome shotgun sequence encodes:
- the LOC104453957 gene encoding pentatricopeptide repeat-containing protein At1g26900, mitochondrial → MINARRLSSIFGSDHSLVSLLKSCNTLSEISQIHGYMVKTGLDRDRFSLSKLLASSVAHTGYAASIFNSSQSPNLFMFDTIIRGYSIGDDPQRALAMFNDLRTQGILLDRFSFVTTLKACSRVEALGFGRGVHGIVLRSGHGSFVEVKNSLLQFYGVCSRIGDARQLFDEFPQENDLVSWNTLMGGYITAFKPSLAIELFRRMIWSGLRGSATTMLNVLNASSDVGNLPGVETIHGHCIKTGFSLKLNVATALIDTYAKVGNIHAGRKIFNEMDQKDAAVWNCLIQRYARYGLVEESVELLNLMKLENVVPNSSTLAGLFSACDASTASSIGKYICESIDEEELCADAVIGTALVDMYAKCGLLEKAAGIFNRMRDKDVKSWTAIISALGNHGQAAESLRLFHQMEKEGHKPNEVTFLAVLSACSHGGLVMEAMNCFQKMVWEYGFSPKIEHYGCIVDVLGRAGMLKEAHDLIKNLPVKADATAWRALLGACRVYGNVELGEDVKRTLSETYRQHPADAILLSSTYAAAGRLPTIATTEELKGQEETVKEAGRSHIGV, encoded by the coding sequence ATGATTAACGCTAGACGATTGAGCTCCATCTTCGGCTCGGATCATTCGCTCGTTTCTCTGCTTAAATCTTGCAATACCCTTTCTGAGATCTCTCAAATCCATGGCTATATGGTCAAAACCGGCCTCGACAGAGACCGTTTCAGCTTGAGCAAGCTCCTCGCGTCTTCCGTCGCGCACACGGGATATGCGGCCTCCATTTTCAACTCCTCGCAATCCCCGAACCTCTTCATGTTCGATACCATCATCAGGGGTTACTCCATTGGCGACGACCCACAACGTGCTTTGGCCATGTTCAATGACTTGAGGACGCAGGGGATTTTACTCGATCGGTTCTCTTTCGTAACGACCCTCAAAGCTTGTTCGCGAGTGGAGGCTCTTGGGTTCGGCCGAGGGGTTCACGGCATCGTCCTTAGGTCTGGGCACGGATCTTTTGTCGAGGTGAAGAACAGCCTCTTGCAATTTTATGGCGTTTGCAGCAGAATCGGTGATGCACGCCAGTTGTTCGATGAATTCCCCCAAGAAAATGACTTGGTTTCCTGGAACACTTTAATGGGTGGCTATATTACGGCATTTAAGCCGAGTTTGGCAATCGAATTGTTCCGGCGAATGATTTGGAGTGGTTTGAGAGGAAGTGCCACCACAATGCTGAACGTTTTGAATGCCAGCAGTGATGTTGGGAATCTCCCAGGAGTCGAGACTATCCATGGGCATTGTATTAAAACTGGCTTCTCCTTGAAACTGAATGTTGCCACTGCTTTGATCGATACATATGCAAAAGTCGGGAATATCCATGCGGGACGTAAAATCTTCAATGAAATGGATCAAAAGGACGCTGCCGTGTGGAACTGTTTGATACAGCGGTATGCTAGGTATGGTCTAGTAGAAGAATCGGTAGAGTTGTTGAACTTAATGAAGCTCGAAAATGTGGTACCAAATTCATCAACCTTGGCAGGGTTGTTCTCTGCTTGCGATGCCTCAACTGCTTCGAGCATTGGGAAGTACATTTGTGAATCTATTGATGAGGAAGAACTATGCGCAGATGCAGTCATAGGAACAGCTTTGGTGGACATGTATGCTAAATGTGGCCTTTTGGAGAAAGCTGCTGGCATTTTTAATCGGATGAGAGACAAGGATGTGAAATCCTGGACTGCTATAATTTCAGCTCTAGGCAATCATGGGCAGGCGGCTGAATCCCTCAGGCTGTTCCATCAGATGGAGAAAGAGGGACATAAACCAAATGAAGTCACTTTCTTGGCAGTTTTAAGTGCTTGCAGCCATGGCGGGCTTGTGATGGAGGCTATGAACTGCTTCCAAAAAATGGTGTGGGAGTATGGTTTTTCGCCGAAGATCGAACATTACGGCTGCATTGTTGATGTCCTGGGACGAGCAGGAATGCTGAAGGAAGCGCATGATCTCATCAAAAACTTGCCAGTTAAGGCGGACGCCACTGCATGGCGTGCCCTACTGGGTGCTTGCAGAGTGTATGGGAATGTTGAGTTGGGGGAAGATGTGAAGCGAACACTCAGTGAGACATATAGACAGCACCCTGCAGATGCAATCCTTCTGTCAAGTACTTATGCTGCTGCAGGAAGGTTGCCGACGATCGCCACCACAGAGGAGCTGAAAGGGCAGGAGGAAACCGTGAAGGAAGCTGGACGTAGCCATATTGGGGTGTGA
- the LOC104455749 gene encoding protein GAMETE CELL DEFECTIVE 1, mitochondrial, producing MHALQRLAKPTLGSSNPAQFLALRSALGSISAAARALSTKNGGRGGDEWNDAWETAWLPDDLSSGNRAPWESDVNFPSSDPSPAVVLPSDADAETKAFVEDMNENWGERSKVSKGKELRQREKQRSEGGSADSSLYSLENIKKDYRLKKQRIHAGLWTKEIEKQEEAKLGAGDDIERLLHTASEIFDSPSSDWNSTNLSGSSEFKNKPDGWETTSKSQDDNVWEMSQREEDILLQEFERRIAYSKFQIASFIKSHIFSRRRPIDGWKYMIEVVGPNAQKGKGSAPRLPSLADASTQPFREEKARIDRPVKNFLKGR from the exons ATGCACGCTCTTCAACGACTAGCGAAACCGACGCTAGGATCGTCGAATCCTGCTCAATTCCTCGCCCTCCGGTCGGCCCTCGGCTCCATTTCCGCCGCCGCCAGAGCGCTCTCCACCAAGAacggcggccgcggcggcgacGAATGGAACGACGCGTGGGAGACGGCGTGGTTGCCGGACGACCTGTCGTCCGGGAACCGAGCGCCGTGGGAGAGCGACGTGAACTTCCCGTCGTCGGACCCTTCCCCGGCCGTCGTCCTGCCGTCGGACGCGGACGCCGAGACGAAGGCGTTCGTGGAGGACATGAACGAGAACTGGGGCGAGAGGAGCAAGGTGTCGAAGGGCAAGGAGCTGAGGCAGCGGGAGAAGCAGAGGAGCGAGGGGGGGAGCGCGGATTCTTCGCTGTACAGCTTGGAGAATATTAAGAAGGATTATAGGTTGAAGAAGCAGAGGATCCACGCGGGGCTGTGGACGAAGGAGATCGAGAAGCAGGAGGAGGCCAAGCTCGGTGCTGGAGATGACATCGAGAGATTGCTTCATACCGCTTCCGA GATTTTTGACTCTCCTAGTTCTGATTGGAATTCAACAAACTTATCGGGATCTTCTGAGTTTAAAAATAAGCCTGATGGTTGGGAAACAACATCCAAGTCTCAAGATGACAATGTGTGGGAAATGTCACAGAGGGAGGAAGATATTTTACTCCAAGAATTTGAGCGCCGTATTGCATACAGCAAATTTCAG ATAGCCAGTTTCATAAAGAGCCACATATTTAGCCGGCGAAGACCAATTGATGGGTGGAAGTATATGATAGAGGTGGTGGGACCTAATGCCCAGAAAGGTAAGGGGAGCGCACCGAGATTACCAAGCCTTGCAGATGCATCAACTCAACCTTTCAGGGAGGAGAAGGCACGAATTGACCGCCCTGTCAAGaatttcttgaaaggaaggTAG
- the LOC104453959 gene encoding uncharacterized protein LOC104453959, protein MHSHHLISLPPSPILSRSSTERAQRKKDPSPMAETSPLKRRREANPDEEEEEKRQRSYRDILSLLEEEEDVAGQDLSSLITSLQRELASGSSDPLTASAEEAPPSPAGEAGDEGGDERERVMRRLLEASDDELGLPSRESSEVGHGVGIGEGHDVLCGSVGEGQGSIDLCEGLVWELEDEATNHNALLQSELNAP, encoded by the coding sequence ATGCACTCTCACCACcttatctctctccctcccagTCCCATCCTCTCTCGCTCGTCCACAGAAAGGGCTCAAAGGAAAAAGGACCCCTCTCCAATGGCGGAAACGTCACCACTGAAGCGCCGGAGAGAGGCGAACCccgatgaagaagaggaggagaagcggCAAAGGTCGTACAGGGACATTCTCTCCCTCCTCGAGGAAGAGGAAGACGTGGCGGGCCAAGACCTGTCGTCCCTCATCACGAGCCTCCAGCGAGAACTCGCCTCTGGCTCCTCCGACCCTTTGACTGCCTCCGCCGAAGAAGCCCCTCCTTCGCCTGCGGGGGAAGCTGGAGACGAAGGAGGagacgagagggagagggtgATGAGGCGCTTGCTCGAGGCCTCCGACGACGAGCTCGGGCTGCCCAGCAGAGAGAGCAGCGAGGTTGGACACGGCGTTGGCATCGGAGAAGGTCACGATGTGCTGTGCGGCAGCGTTGGTGAAGGCCAAGGGTCGATCGATTTGTGCGAGGGGTTGGTGTGGGAGCTCGAGGACGAGGCTACTAATCATAACGCTCTTCTGCAGTCCGAGCTTAATGCCCCATGA
- the LOC104453961 gene encoding 40S ribosomal protein S13: MGRMHSRGKGISASALPYKRTPPSWLKISSQDVEENICKFAKKGLTPSQIGVILRDSHGIAQVKSVTGSKILRILKAHGLAPEIPEDLYHLIKKAVSIRKHLERNRKDKDSKFRLILVESRIHRLARYYKKTKKLPPVWKYESTTASTLVA, from the exons ATGGGTCGCATGCACAGTCGCGG TAAGGGCATCTCGGCCTCGGCGCTTCCGTACAAGAGGACTCCTCCGAGCTGGCTCAAGATCTCATCTCAGGAC GTCGAGGAGAACATCTGCAAGTTCGCGAAGAAAGGCCTGACGCCGTCGCAGATTGGTGTCATTCTTCGTGACTCCCACGGGATTGCCCAGGTGAAGAGCGTCACCGGGAGCAAGATTCTGCGTATCCTCAAGGCTCACG GTCTTGCGCCCGAAATTCCTGAGGATCTCTACCACCTCATCAAGAAGGCAGTGTCCATCAGGAAGCACTTGGAGAGGAATAGGAAGGACAAAGATTCCAAGTTTAGGCTCATTCTTGTCGAAAGCAGGATCCATAGGCTCGCACGCTACTACAAGAAGACCAAGAAGCTTCCCCCTGTCTGGAAATA CGAGTCTACAACTGCTAGCACTCTTGTGGCTTAA